A section of the Bacteroidota bacterium genome encodes:
- a CDS encoding branched-chain amino acid aminotransferase, producing MITTAIPITVKKTAKSRIAELDEINLGFGKIFSDHMFVAEYSNGQWKEASIMPYDKIPFSPSSSMMHYGQSIFEGMKAYRAEDGRVLLFRPLANQKRLNISAVRMAMPTIPEELFMDGLLQLIKMDSSWVPKGDGASLYIRPFLIATDDYIGVKPSETYKFLIITSPVGKYYNEPVKVLVETNYIRAVEGGVGFVKASGNYGRSLYPTRLAQQKGYQQVIWTDARHHRYLEESGTMNVMFVLDDVLVTPPLGDTILAGITRDSVLAIARDWGMKVEERKISVDEIIDAHKNNTLKEAFGTGTAATIAPICLIGYEGVDYPLPALTDASFSRRVGKELDDIRKGRISDRHSWTLAV from the coding sequence ATGATAACAACAGCTATTCCAATCACTGTTAAAAAAACAGCAAAGTCCCGCATTGCCGAACTTGATGAAATCAACCTGGGTTTCGGTAAGATATTTTCCGATCATATGTTTGTCGCAGAATACAGCAATGGCCAGTGGAAGGAAGCAAGCATAATGCCATATGATAAAATACCATTCAGCCCTTCGAGCTCTATGATGCATTACGGACAATCAATATTCGAAGGAATGAAAGCATACAGGGCTGAGGACGGCAGGGTTCTTTTGTTCAGGCCATTGGCGAATCAGAAACGCCTTAATATTTCGGCGGTACGTATGGCTATGCCAACTATCCCTGAGGAGTTATTTATGGATGGCTTGCTGCAATTGATTAAAATGGATAGCAGCTGGGTACCCAAAGGCGATGGAGCATCCTTATACATACGTCCTTTTTTGATCGCAACTGATGATTACATTGGCGTAAAACCATCAGAGACATATAAATTTCTGATCATCACATCACCTGTCGGAAAGTATTATAACGAGCCGGTTAAGGTATTAGTCGAAACCAATTATATCCGTGCGGTTGAAGGCGGAGTTGGATTTGTTAAAGCATCGGGTAACTACGGACGTTCATTGTATCCAACCAGGCTGGCACAGCAAAAGGGGTACCAACAGGTTATCTGGACCGATGCCCGCCATCACCGTTACCTTGAGGAATCAGGAACGATGAACGTAATGTTTGTGTTGGACGATGTATTGGTGACACCTCCTTTAGGCGATACAATTTTGGCCGGTATTACGCGCGATAGTGTACTGGCTATTGCCCGCGATTGGGGAATGAAAGTGGAGGAGCGTAAAATAAGTGTGGACGAGATCATTGATGCACACAAAAATAATACCCTGAAGGAAGCTTTTGGAACAGGCACTGCCGCAACAATTGCTCCGATTTGTTTGATTGGTTATGAAGGCGTTGATTATCCATTGCCGGCATTAACCGATGCTTCATTCTCAAGGCGGGTTGGAAAAGAACTTGACGATATCCGTAAAGGACGTATTTCCGACAGGCATAGTTGGACATTGGCCGTTTAG
- a CDS encoding DUF5106 domain-containing protein — MCTKKCFIAFFISTVSFLSLSAGDNGYAIRFKIAGLKKGDTCLLANYYGEKQYIQDTALADANGQLTFEGKEKLKGGIYLLVLPKKKYFDFLIDQVQDFSMETDTSNYVKYMKVKGSEDNKLFYEYLNYIAVKHKEADPLRELIKKTKNNKDSIKMLSDKMSRIDKDVKAYKLNFSKEHPKTLLSQIFKGMSDPQVPEAPILANGRPDSTFAYRYTRKHFWDNYDFSDERLLRTPILYNKMKNFMDNMTYQTADSLNAAADIIAEKARANNEVFKYVVYWLTSTYESSQIMGMDAIFVHMAERYYVTKQAFWVDSAQLVKITQRAMTLKPLLIGKYAPNLTLKDSLLHDITLYDVRSKFTILYFWDYGCSHCKKVTPKLLEWYQTAKAKDVKVYAVGTETNATEWKKYIRENKLDWINVYDPYYQTGFKKTYDIYSTPVMYVLDENKKIIAKRLDVEQLDGLIDFMIKQKASGKTGK; from the coding sequence ATGTGTACAAAGAAGTGTTTTATCGCCTTTTTTATCTCAACGGTATCTTTTCTGTCTCTTTCAGCGGGAGATAATGGTTATGCGATCAGATTCAAAATAGCAGGCCTGAAAAAAGGCGACACTTGCCTGCTGGCCAATTATTATGGTGAGAAACAATATATACAGGATACCGCATTGGCTGATGCAAACGGCCAGCTTACATTCGAGGGTAAAGAAAAATTAAAAGGCGGTATTTACCTGCTTGTACTTCCTAAAAAGAAATACTTTGACTTTCTTATTGACCAGGTGCAGGACTTCTCGATGGAAACAGACACCAGCAACTACGTAAAGTATATGAAAGTAAAGGGATCGGAAGACAATAAATTATTTTACGAATACCTGAATTATATTGCCGTCAAACATAAAGAAGCGGATCCCCTGCGGGAATTGATAAAAAAAACCAAGAACAACAAAGATTCCATCAAAATGCTTAGCGATAAAATGAGCAGGATCGATAAGGATGTAAAGGCGTATAAACTGAATTTCAGCAAAGAACATCCCAAAACTCTTTTGTCACAGATATTTAAGGGCATGTCCGACCCCCAAGTTCCCGAAGCACCCATACTCGCCAACGGACGTCCTGACTCTACTTTCGCATACCGTTATACCCGGAAACATTTTTGGGATAATTATGACTTTTCTGATGAACGACTGCTGCGTACTCCGATACTTTACAATAAAATGAAAAATTTTATGGATAACATGACCTACCAGACAGCGGATTCATTAAACGCCGCTGCTGATATTATTGCGGAAAAAGCGCGTGCCAACAATGAAGTATTCAAATATGTTGTTTACTGGTTGACCTCTACCTATGAATCATCGCAGATCATGGGCATGGATGCCATATTTGTACACATGGCCGAAAGATATTATGTGACCAAACAGGCCTTTTGGGTTGATTCGGCGCAATTGGTCAAGATCACTCAGCGGGCAATGACCCTTAAACCTTTGCTCATCGGGAAATACGCACCAAACCTGACACTGAAAGATTCTCTGTTACATGATATAACATTGTATGACGTCCGCTCAAAATTCACTATACTTTATTTTTGGGACTACGGCTGCAGCCATTGTAAAAAAGTAACACCCAAACTGCTGGAGTGGTATCAAACGGCCAAAGCCAAAGACGTGAAAGTATATGCAGTTGGAACCGAAACAAATGCTACGGAATGGAAGAAGTATATACGTGAAAATAAACTGGATTGGATAAATGTTTATGACCCGTATTACCAGACCGGCTTTAAAAAGACCTATGATATTTACAGTACACCTGTAATGTATGTGCTTGATGAGAACAAGAAAATTATTGCCAAGCGCCTGGATGTAGAACAGCTCGATGGATTGATCGATTTCATGATCAAACAGAAAGCCTCCGGTAAAACGGGAAAATAG